CTGAGGACACGACCTTGACCAAAGATTGTAATAACATGTGAAACGAAAGGCAAAGATGCCGGTGCCACAATCTTGCTGGAGTCTGTGGTTGCAGAATACCAGACGTTTGACAGCAGTAAAGTTTATTGAAATTAACCCCAATTTTGTTTGTCCTCATTGTTGGAGTGTTGTAACTTATTCATAAGTCATGAGGCAGTTTTAAGTTTTAGGTTTGTGTGGGTTATGTTTCCTGAAAATGTAAGGTCTTTTACGCATTTGCCTTTAAaatggattcttttttttttctttaatacaAACATAATTCACTTAAGCATATTTAAATTCTTCCCCTGCACTACAAATGGTTTAACAGCAGTGGGAAAAATTCTATGCTGCATTTAGCAGGAAGGAGATGCGCTATCCAGCCAACTTTCCCAAGTTTCAAGCTCCGGCGAGGTTAAATCTCTCCCATTCAAGCGTCCTCGGTTGTCTCTGCTGAAATGCTCCTTGCACTGGACGACTGAGGCGGAgcacggggcgggggggggggggtagatccATCTCCTGGTGTATGTGGGCCAGAGCTGGCGGGTAGTCGGCAAATACCATGGAACAAGCAGGCCATTCAGAGGCAAAGGGTCTGGAAAATCCGAAAGGTAGAGAAAAAAAAGCAGCTGGAGCCTGTAGCGTTAGCGTGGGTTTCCGTGTGACGCCCAGTGCCAGCAGAGAATGTCACTCAGCTGCCCTTTATTAGCAAAGGTGCAGTTTAAAAACTGCTTGAAAGGTATTTTTAGACTTTCAGCACCAGTTCTTTTTGACTGTATCTCACGTTAATGCACTTCTGGGCTTTTTGATGTTggtttgaaattagaggaatTCTATAAGTTCGGCGCAAGTGATTTGGTACAAGGTGGTACGAATGGCACTGAGAGAAGTTTTTGAAATGATAATTTTTAATTTCCTAAATATGTTTCTTATAGTTTTTAGGCATACATTTAGAGGCGCATGGTTCTTTGTAGTGTTCAGGTTAAGGAACTAGACCTTAGATGTTACAATAAGAGTGCTGATTTCATACGctaatatgtatttatttagtaaTACGTTTGGTTTAAAATTAAAGGGCCAGATTAATAAGTGGCATATAAACTACAGCAAAAATGAGTATCTTCTACATCATGAAGTCTACAACAAGCCCAAGCTAAACAGTATTTCAATATGTACAGTATTGTTGCCAGTGAAATGACAGCGACCATTAACGGCGTTTAAACGAAGGGTGAGGCCGCCACACTGACAGGAAGATCGCCACTGTGACTGCCAAAATAATTCCCCCAATGtcctcccccctccttctggagTTTTATGAAAACTTTAAGTCAGATAAAACATTTCAAAGGCCATCGGCCCTAAGCTCAGCATTTATTGCTTTCGATATACAGAGATTCGCGTTTCTTACGCTGCTGTTATTGGAGGGAGGCGGCATCGTGCATGAAGCCAATTCCGCTGTTCAAATGTCGTTTCACATTAGACATTGCGACCTTTGCCATTTTTAATCTTTCCATCTACCCTTCCCCATTTCTTAAGGGTGGTGATGCACGAGAAGACACCGATTGCAAACCTATATAACAGTAAATTAAAGTGCAGTCTCTCGATCGGCCGCGTTTTTAAACACACTGATAGGCGTGCAGGAAGTCGTGTAAAGAGATAAGACCATGACAGCTGACGGTTATCGGTTGTATGCACCTGAACATCTCCGGGTATCGCCCAAAGATCAGGAttaatttacagctgggattACAAACTGGATCAAGCAGTGGCGCAGTGCGCAGGAGACAAGGTCTACCAGTTAAGAGTAGCACACCCTCGCGGTTACACGACTCCAGGACACGTGGTGGAGGGCATGTTTAACGTAATATGAACCGTAGCTCCCGGCTGTTGTAATTTCCTACGATTATTAAGTGAAGCCTGATTATGTTCCGCTAAAACATCCAGATGGAATTTTGGTTCGTAAATTGTCCCTTTGATGTCACACCCCATTACAGTTATTGGATCAAATTGGTTATTATTAAATTACAGAAGGTTTACAGTTAAAACTCTACCTGCATTTCCAAACTCGGCTAAAAATAAGTAAACGTCACATCTGAAGCAATACCTGCTTTATCtgattatgtaaaaaaaaaataacacgtTTGTGGCTGGCTGGAAGCCAGTATTTAGAGCATGTCATTCATGTAAAAATTTAAAAGGTGGTGAAAAATGTTACCAAAAATTCCTGCAAAATAAGAATTTTTAAGAGTTTTTCTCGGCATGATAAATGCAAAGCTAAAATGCTTAAATGTGCGTAGGCCAATTTGTTTGCACAGTATGTGTCACATTGCTTGTGAACAGCACAGGATACGTGAGGCACTCATCTCCTCTGAATTTAATCACGATCCTCCTTTTGACTTCCTAGGTGTGTGCCGCTATCCATTAGGCATGACAGGTGGACAGATTGAGGACGAAGATATCTCCGCCTCCAGTCAGTGGTCCGATTCCACTGCGGCTAGATACGGCAGGTGTGTCTCCTCAATCCAGTTCAATCTGTCCACAATGAAAGGAGCCGTAAGCACAGGCCATTCCATGTCGTCCCCACCACATGGTGTCTCCGGGACTGCAGGCTGGACTTTGAGGACGGGGACGGCGCCTGGTGCCCGGATATGACCGTGGAACCGGACAGTCCCAAGGAGTACTTGCAGATCGACCTGCGCTCGCTGCACTTCATCACCCTGGTCGGCACGCAGGGCCGCCATGCCGGCGGCATCGGCAAGGAGTTCGCCCAGATGTACAAGATCACGTACAGCCGGGACGGCAATCGCTGGGTCTCCTGGCGCAGCCGGCATGGACAGCAGGCGGGTTTACGGATGACGTGTAATACTGTTATGCGTAGGTGGTTCGAGACCCAATTTAGGGTGacaaaaaaaattctaaaaCCATTTAGCGATTTGTTCTGTATTTTCGTATATATTTCGTAGTCCATTGGTATGAACATTTTATCtcagtggaccccccccccgtacCCATCCACTGGAAAAATGCCATACAGAACAAATCATACAATTGCCAAACTACAATTTAGATTGATCATAAATGTTATCCAAGATTTACGGGGCAACTTTCTAGTACTCTGGCTTTTTGCAATGAATCTCGTTCCCTTTCTGGGAAGTCTGAGATATTCCTGCCGGTTGGTTAATTTGATTGAATGGCTTTATAGCGATTTGGGTGTAGTGATTGCTTGGGTCGTTCTTCTTCCTGCTGCAGATAATCGAGGGCAATAAGAATGCCTATGACGTGGTGCTGAAGGACCTGGAGCCGCCCATCATCGCCCGCTACGTGCGCTTCATGCCGGTCACCGACCACTCCATGAATGTGTGCATGCGGGTGGAGCTGTACGGCTGTGAATGGCTGGGTGAGACGGTGCGCCGTTTGCCGATTCCAGCATTCACCGCACGGCCAACCTAACCGTGCGTctgaattgtaaaaaaaaattaaataacacagaaacacactaaACTGAAATCTGACCGTAGTGGTGGCGTGATGATTAGGAAAGTGTGCTTAtgattgaaaggttgctggttcacatCCCCTACCAGCGGGTTGCCTCTCTTTGCATCTTCTCCGTGGTGTTTTCTTTGCAAAGCAAAATATGGTCACCCTAATTTAGTTTGGTCTCGACTGACTAGAAAAAAAATGGATTCACCGTAATAATACATAGATAGAAATGCAGTAGTATGAGCAtgtattttggcatttttaagtGTTCAAATAACAGGCCTATCACATGAGAGATATTTTACATTTGTGATTCTTTGTttgatttcagtatattgttcaGCTTTTCTTTATTTCGCCAAAACTGGGGCACGAGAGCTATACATTCAGCAGATTTCAACAAAAGCAacgaaattacatttttatactaAATAGTAGTTTCATACTGATACAAACAAATGCAGACTGTTTTGGTTAGTCTGTCGAAAATGTATTGAGGAACATCTGTTCTTAGTCTAAGTGGTTCTGATGTTGAGAGGTTCGCACAAAGCCCGTGGTCAAATTAACACAGCTGAGCGCATCCTCAGCACCGTGCGTCCGGGCTTCCGTCGCAACTCCCTAATCAGTTTGGCTGAAGAGTCTTCACACCTGGGTttaaacagctgacctaaaggttatcccaaaaaaacTCTGTGTACACACAGGATAAGATTATCTACTCCTACTCGAACTCTTAATATGTCTTCAAACCAGATGGCCTGGTGTCCTACAGCGCCCCTACTGGTGAACTGATGATCTACCGCAGCCAGAACATTCCGCTGAATGACACTGTTTACGATGGCTCGTTGAGCTACAGGTGGGTGCGTTGTTTTCTACATCCACTCTCTGAAAGGTCTGTCTCTTCTTCTGTGGATGGCTTCTTTGAGAAGTCTGCTGGCAGACACTGCTGACTGAAAATTAATTTTAGCATACAAATTAATTTTAGCATACAGTAACAGCATTTATCTACTGTTTGGGGCTCGCATCCTAGAGAAACAATTTGTTTCAGTAAATTTGAATGACGTGAAACAGCCTTTTTTGCAACTTTTGTCTACTTTCATTATCTATACATGTGTTCCACTACAGCAGGGCATCCTTCAGTTAACTAGTTATGACTTGAAAAGGTGGCCTGGTTGGAATCCTGTTAATAAAACTGACAAAAATCAAGTCAGGCAAAATATTAGTTGTCATGGTGTACGACGAGTATTTTTAGAGTACTAATGTTTGATTTGAgatcactgccatctagtggtaaaTCTATGCTTTGGCACATATAAATTCCATCATCATGCTTTGTCTTCCAAAGGGTTGCTCTTGGATCACTGATACACTGGCGATGTAAGTGTGTTCAGTAGATCTTTTGGTGTTGTGTAGTATTTTGAAAGTTCTAATCATCTGATGATTTTCTATTGACGTAATCGAACTAACACTGAAAGATTCATATTTTTGTAATCGCAACAAATGTCTTCTCTTTACTGTTAGAACTGATTGATTCTTTGATTCTATTAACCCTTCAGTGATGTTGTTAAGAATCCCTGTTTTCCCACTaatagagcaaaactgtggcaaAAGAGACTGTGAAACTCTTAATTGCCGTTCTTATCATAGATCATCCGTTTGATTTTTGATGCCTTTCTTAGTTCATCTGAGAACTTCGCTGAAAACTGGTGTAATTAGGGGCTCATGCTGTCTTCAGAAAGCCTGGTTAAAAGTTAAGCGTGTGGATCTTATAAACCAaacgtgtgtgtatacatattgcAGTTAATTCACAGCTCTCGTCTTCAGTGGAAAATTCATAGCATATTGAATACTACAACGTGTAGGTGGTGTTAATGATTCTGGTGTCTCCGTTCCCCTTCAGCTCCATGAGCGAAGGCTTGGGCCAGCTGACAGATGGCACGTGCGGCCTGGATGACTTCACCCACAGCCACATCTACAGCGTCTGGCCCGGCTACGACTACGTGGGCTGGAACAATGAGAGCTTCCCAGGAAACTATGTGGAGATCGTCTTCCAATTTGATCGCATTCGCAACTTCACGACTATGAAGGTGCCTGTGATGGTTATACTGGCAAGAAGACGCTGTAAATCTGGGGATAGACCAAAGAACTGTGGACAAAATACTGTGGTGTATCGATAGGATGTCATTGTCCCCACTGATATGTCTGAGTCAGGTGCTGAATTGTTGTACCTAATGACCCTGGCCAGCATAAGTtgttaaaagatggatggaatgttttaatggaaaaaaaataagtgtGACAGTCACGGTCATTCAAATCCATATCAAAAGCATTTTTGAGCATGTTACTCAGAGATAACATTTTTATGACGTCCGAAGTGATAATTGGTAGAACTGTTTTCTCAAAGGTCCACTGCAACAACATGTTTACGAAGAATGTGAAGACATTCAGGCAGGTGACGTGCTACTTCCGATCCACATCCGAATGGGAGTCAACGCCCGTCACTTTCAGCCCCGTGGTGGACGATGTCAACCCCAGTGCGCGCTTCGTCAGTGTCGCCCTCGACAACCACATGGCCAGCACCATCAAGTGTCAGTACTACTTTGCTGATGCCTGGATGATGTTCAGCGAGATCACCTTCCAGTCAGGTGGGGCAGGCAAGCACCGATGTGGCAGAAAAACAGAACGAATGCATGTCTCTATGTGTTTAGCTATTTCATCAGATGTTTAATCAAGTGAAATGTATTAGCAAAATTTATTTCTTTGGTTCAGATACTGCGGTGTATAACACAACACTTCTTCCACGCAAATCCAGCGCCCCACCCAGCACTCAGCCAGGTCAGTGCCTGAAGCATCTTCTGGTCGGTCCACTTCTGTTCTGAGAATGAAATGCTGGACTCTTGGTCCAATTCGGGCATCAACCCAATGGCATCAGTCGCCTACACGGGTCCTCGTATCTCTTCCACAGGAGACGACCCCACGCAcaaagtggatgacagcaatACTAgaattctgattggctgcttggTTGCTATCATATTCATCCTGGTGGCCATTATCGTGATTATACTGTGGCGGCAAGTCTGGCAGAAGATGCTGGAAAAGGTTCGGCGTGATTAATTGTTTTGAGCAGCAATTTGTAGCCAATGGAATCCATTAGAAAGATTTCTCACCCTGATTGGCTAGGTGACTCGATGTAGCAAGATGATTGTAGTATAACTTTGGTTTAACGTAACGTTATTCCAGGCCTCCCGGCGGATGCTGGATGATGAACTGACAGCCAGTCTGTCCATCAGAAGTGACACGTTCACTTACAGCAACAACAACCACTCATCGGTGCCCAGTGAGCAAGAGTCCAACTCTACTTACGAGAGGATCTTCCCTCTGGGGCCCGATTACCAGGAGCCCTCACAGCTCATCCGCAAGATGCCTGAGATTCCCCAGTCCATGGAGGAAGCCGGTGAGTCTACAGGGATTCTGGGAAACCCTTTGCATTCATCAGATGTAGTCTCTATTTAACCATAGTCGCATATGCTAAGATCATTTTCAATGACACTCGGGTGCTAAGGTCTTCTTGTACAGTTGAAAATAGGAATCACACATTAATACCAGCTACGGCTAGTTGGGAAAATTAATTAAGTTATTTGTTAAAAATAGGTCTAACTTGTTTGAGAGACAAGGGTCACGGTAGCCTTAAGTTCTCTCTGCACTAGCATCGTTTGACGATGTGTGTCTGGGTTTATGAACATCTGTGGCTACTTTCATGCGTCACCGTCAGCAGGAATAAGTGTGCCGTCAAAGTCGTCTCAGGCCAGCGCTCAGGAAGGTGTCCCTCACTACGCTGAAGCAGATATCGTGAACCTCCAGGGAGTCACCGGCAGCAACACGTACTCCGTACCTGCCCTCACCATGGATCTTCTCTCCGGGAAAGACCTGGCTGTAGAGGAGTTCCCCCGAAAACAGCTCACCTTCAAAGAGAAGCTTGGAGAGGGACAGTTTGGGGAGGTCAGTGCATCAGTCAGCTAGAGGTGGATGGGTACAGCCACATCTTTGGTGCCATAATGGCAAACCATAGTCAAGGTTCTGAACAGCCCTGAAGGATCTTTTTTAATTTCCGCGGGGAAACCACAGGTGCACCTGTGTGAAGCAGATGGCATGCAGGAGTTCATGTGCAAAGACTCCTGTTTTGACTTCAGCGACGATCAGCCCGTCCTCGTGGCCGTGAAGATGCTGCGCGAAGATGCAAACAAGAATGCGAGGTATGAATCTCAACAGGCATTTAGTCCAGTTTCAGGGAAAACCCCCTACCGCAAAAAGATTTCatacttatttaatatttaatataaaacattttTGTAATACTCCCATGAGCCAGAGTTCCTCAGATCCCTCTTCCTCTCCCATTAACAGGACTGATTTCCTAAAAGAGATCAAGATCATGTCTCGGCTAAAGGACCCCAACATCATCCGTCTGCTGGGCGTGTGTGTCCATAGTGACCCTCTCTGCATGATCACAGAGTACATGGAGAACGGCGACCTCAACCAGTTCCTCTCCCGGCATGAACCCGAGAGCCCCCTGGCTCCGCTCAGTGACACTGCGTCCCTCAGGTTTGAGTTCCCTCTGTCATTCAAGGCTTCATCGCAGCCCTATTTTCTTCACATTCTACCAAACTGTTCCTATTAAGATGActtgcccatccatccattatccgcCGCTTATCcagagtcgggtcgcgggggcagcagtctaagcagggatgcccagacctccctctcctcagccacctcctccaggggaataccaaggcgttcccaagccataatctctccagcgtgtcctggttCTGCCCCGGGGCcccgaaacacctccccagggagccacTGGACAGTGATTTAGgatgttttttatttgttgtttgtACAGCTATGTTATATAAAAGGCAGCTTCTCATACCTCAAACTGTTTGTACTAGAACAGAGTAGAAGTCAAAGCTTCTCTGACGGGTACTGGCCcctgctgaaagctgattggccctcgGCATTCCCTCTCCTCAGACACTCTGGAATTCAAAGCATGTTATTGGCTAATAGTAAGGTTGGaaactctgtatgaattatagtCCCTCTTATGCCCCCCCATCTTAAAAAATACTAGAATCGCCCCTGTTCCCCTGTGCCTAATCTTCCAGCTATGGCAGCCTTCTGTACATGGCCACCCAAATCGCTTCGGGCATGAAGTACCTGTCCTCCCTCAAGTTTGTGCACCGAGACCTGGCCACACGCAACTGCCTGGTGGGGAACAGCTACACCATCAAGATCGCCGACTTCGGCATGAGCCGAAACCTGTACAGCGGGGACTACTACCGTATCCAGGGCCGTGCCGTGCTGCCCATCCGCTGGATGGCCTGGGAGAGCATCCTGCTGGTAAAAACCCTGCTGCTGTTCAGTCCATTGCAATCCTGATCTCTTTTTCCAAGCTTTGCATTAATAGGACCTAGAACATATGTGATACCTTGAGACGCGCTAAAGCTTAAAGTCttaagccccaaagtacatgcCGAACCAAGTAACTCTCATGACAGAAACCACTCTGCTCTAATCTGTCTCAAATGCTTCCTTGGAATTCCAGGCCTTACTTCCGTGAAATGGTGAGGTCACTTCGTAACACAATCCTTATTGGCTGCCTACCTGCAAGGACCTGTCTGCAGCCTGCAAGAAAGGGGTGGAACATGTAGGAcaaactgaccaatcagagcacactgagctcttcagggGTGGAGCTTAAAGCTCTCAACAGTCTTTCGGATGGAATTATCGGCAGTGAATAGAGATGTATAGTATGGGGAAATGTATTTTCGAAACATTGAAGCATGTAAATCTAGACTAAAATGAAATTATAAACAGTGAAAATGAGGTTGATTATTTAGGCGATTTATTTAAGAACCTTAGTGCTTCTA
This genomic interval from Brienomyrus brachyistius isolate T26 chromosome 21, BBRACH_0.4, whole genome shotgun sequence contains the following:
- the LOC125716828 gene encoding discoidin domain-containing receptor 2-like isoform X1, with the protein product MKILSRSEVLRKMDLVLLMLVCLLGEVRSQVNPGVCRYPLGMTGGQIEDEDISASSQWSDSTAARYGRLDFEDGDGAWCPDMTVEPDSPKEYLQIDLRSLHFITLVGTQGRHAGGIGKEFAQMYKITYSRDGNRWVSWRSRHGQQIIEGNKNAYDVVLKDLEPPIIARYVRFMPVTDHSMNVCMRVELYGCEWLDGLVSYSAPTGELMIYRSQNIPLNDTVYDGSLSYSSMSEGLGQLTDGTCGLDDFTHSHIYSVWPGYDYVGWNNESFPGNYVEIVFQFDRIRNFTTMKVHCNNMFTKNVKTFRQVTCYFRSTSEWESTPVTFSPVVDDVNPSARFVSVALDNHMASTIKCQYYFADAWMMFSEITFQSDTAVYNTTLLPRKSSAPPSTQPGDDPTHKVDDSNTRILIGCLVAIIFILVAIIVIILWRQVWQKMLEKASRRMLDDELTASLSIRSDTFTYSNNNHSSVPSEQESNSTYERIFPLGPDYQEPSQLIRKMPEIPQSMEEAAGISVPSKSSQASAQEGVPHYAEADIVNLQGVTGSNTYSVPALTMDLLSGKDLAVEEFPRKQLTFKEKLGEGQFGEVHLCEADGMQEFMCKDSCFDFSDDQPVLVAVKMLREDANKNARTDFLKEIKIMSRLKDPNIIRLLGVCVHSDPLCMITEYMENGDLNQFLSRHEPESPLAPLSDTASLSYGSLLYMATQIASGMKYLSSLKFVHRDLATRNCLVGNSYTIKIADFGMSRNLYSGDYYRIQGRAVLPIRWMAWESILLGKFTTASDVWAFGVTLWEMLTFCREQPYSQLTDEQVIENTGEFFRDQQRQIYLPQPAMCPDTIYKLMLSCWRRNTKERPGFQEIHQVLLEGQEMRQEGAQEQGQDWGLGSACLLDSHTL
- the LOC125716828 gene encoding discoidin domain-containing receptor 2-like isoform X2, coding for MKILSRSEVLRKMDLVLLMLVCLLGEVRSQVNPGVCRYPLGMTGGQIEDEDISASSQWSDSTAARYGRLDFEDGDGAWCPDMTVEPDSPKEYLQIDLRSLHFITLVGTQGRHAGGIGKEFAQMYKITYSRDGNRWVSWRSRHGQQIIEGNKNAYDVVLKDLEPPIIARYVRFMPVTDHSMNVCMRVELYGCEWLDGLVSYSAPTGELMIYRSQNIPLNDTVYDGSLSYSSMSEGLGQLTDGTCGLDDFTHSHIYSVWPGYDYVGWNNESFPGNYVEIVFQFDRIRNFTTMKVHCNNMFTKNVKTFRQVTCYFRSTSEWESTPVTFSPVVDDVNPSARFVSVALDNHMASTIKCQYYFADAWMMFSEITFQSDTAVYNTTLLPRKSSAPPSTQPGDDPTHKVDDSNTRILIGCLVAIIFILVAIIVIILWRQVWQKMLEKASRRMLDDELTASLSIRSDTFTYSNNNHSSVPSEQESNSTYERIFPLGPDYQEPSQLIRKMPEIPQSMEEAGISVPSKSSQASAQEGVPHYAEADIVNLQGVTGSNTYSVPALTMDLLSGKDLAVEEFPRKQLTFKEKLGEGQFGEVHLCEADGMQEFMCKDSCFDFSDDQPVLVAVKMLREDANKNARTDFLKEIKIMSRLKDPNIIRLLGVCVHSDPLCMITEYMENGDLNQFLSRHEPESPLAPLSDTASLSYGSLLYMATQIASGMKYLSSLKFVHRDLATRNCLVGNSYTIKIADFGMSRNLYSGDYYRIQGRAVLPIRWMAWESILLGKFTTASDVWAFGVTLWEMLTFCREQPYSQLTDEQVIENTGEFFRDQQRQIYLPQPAMCPDTIYKLMLSCWRRNTKERPGFQEIHQVLLEGQEMRQEGAQEQGQDWGLGSACLLDSHTL